A single window of Flavobacteriales bacterium DNA harbors:
- a CDS encoding homoserine kinase encodes MKSILLHVPATVANVACGFDIMGFALDTPGDRMRVTRSKSPDIKIINSSKQKNLPVDPAKNTAGVALRAFLDHIQSDAGFELEILEKIKPGSGLGSSAASSAGAVYGANELLGKPLSPVELVPFAMEGERLASGTAHADNVSPALMGGFTLVRSYVPLDVISIPYPKDLFCAVVHPQIEVRTEDTRKILRNDIRLRDAVTQWGNTAGLVAGLMMGDFDLIGRSLHDVVIEPTRSILIPGFELVKKEAMERGALGCSISGSGPSIFALARNEARAKSIAEGMAKTYQKLKVPYQTHISAINPVGPKILKG; translated from the coding sequence ATGAAATCCATTCTCCTACATGTGCCCGCAACCGTTGCCAATGTGGCTTGCGGTTTTGATATCATGGGCTTCGCACTCGATACCCCGGGGGACCGAATGCGCGTGACCCGGTCCAAATCACCGGACATTAAAATCATTAATTCATCCAAGCAGAAAAACCTGCCCGTGGATCCTGCAAAGAACACGGCAGGTGTTGCATTGCGAGCATTCCTTGATCACATCCAAAGCGATGCGGGCTTTGAACTGGAGATCCTGGAAAAGATCAAACCGGGTAGCGGTCTCGGATCCAGCGCCGCCAGTTCAGCAGGTGCGGTATACGGTGCCAATGAACTCCTCGGTAAACCTTTGTCGCCCGTTGAGCTTGTTCCTTTTGCCATGGAGGGCGAACGGCTGGCCAGCGGAACGGCCCATGCCGATAACGTGTCTCCCGCACTGATGGGCGGTTTTACCCTTGTGCGCAGCTACGTGCCGCTGGATGTGATCTCCATCCCATACCCCAAAGATTTGTTTTGCGCCGTGGTGCATCCGCAGATCGAAGTGCGCACCGAAGATACCCGGAAGATCCTCAGGAATGATATCCGGTTGCGCGATGCGGTGACCCAATGGGGGAATACAGCCGGACTTGTGGCCGGACTCATGATGGGCGATTTCGACCTGATCGGGCGCTCACTCCACGACGTGGTGATCGAACCCACACGTTCCATCCTTATTCCCGGCTTTGAGCTGGTGAAAAAAGAAGCGATGGAAAGAGGGGCGCTCGGATGCAGCATTTCCGGATCCGGACCTTCCATCTTCGCACTCGCCAGAAATGAAGCCAGGGCGAAGTCGATTGCCGAAGGCATGGCCAAGACATATCAGAAACTGAAAGTCCCCTACCAAACGCACATTTCCGCGATCAACCCGGTAGGACCCAAAATATTGAAAGGATAG